One Nitrospirota bacterium genomic window carries:
- a CDS encoding type II toxin-antitoxin system RelE/ParE family toxin — MNLKIRPLPTFERDVKLLKKKYPNIWKDLAKLKTILMADPLAGKAVEGLEGKIFKLRLASSDIKKGKRGGYRVIYYFKDNEENIYLLSIYVKAYKENISVSEIKSILAKYGL; from the coding sequence ATGAACTTAAAGATTAGGCCGTTACCTACCTTTGAAAGAGATGTAAAGCTTCTCAAAAAGAAATATCCAAATATATGGAAGGACCTGGCAAAATTAAAGACCATATTGATGGCTGATCCTTTGGCAGGCAAAGCTGTTGAGGGTCTGGAAGGCAAGATATTTAAACTCCGCTTGGCAAGCTCTGATATAAAAAAAGGCAAAAGGGGCGGGTACCGTGTTATTTACTATTTTAAAGATAACGAGGAAAATATCTACTTGCTATCAATCTATGTAAAGGCCTACAAAGAAAATATATCCGTTTCAGAGATAAAAAGTATTCTCGCAAAATATGGGCTTTGA